Proteins found in one Sorghum bicolor cultivar BTx623 chromosome 1, Sorghum_bicolor_NCBIv3, whole genome shotgun sequence genomic segment:
- the LOC110430817 gene encoding serine/threonine protein phosphatase 2A 57 kDa regulatory subunit B' alpha isoform-like isoform X1 has translation MFNKIIKRGNRKGARGDSAESAARPAAPSSSSGSGGGGGAGGAAPVTVNHASRGTGPSPSSPTSPHVAPSALVTNQAAGAASPPLLEPLPLLRDVAAADRPGLLLRKLRLVAAVFDLSDSLKHPREKEAKRQALLELVDYVQAPAQAAGANAQARLPDHVQEALVAAISANIFRPLPPALHESAAAIDPGAAPDDEEEPYLDPSWPHLQLVYDLLLRYVVSPDTDTKVAKRYVDHAFVLRLLDLFDSEDPREREYLKTVLHRIYGKFMVHRPFIRKAINNVFYRFIFETQRHNGIGELLEILGSIINGFALPMKEEHKLFLARALIPLHKPKSVGIYHQQLSYCIVQFVEKDYKLADTVIRGLLKYWPVTNCQKEVLFLGELEEVLEATQPAEFQRCMVPLFKQIGRCLNSSHFQVAERALFLWNNDHIVSLIAQNRGAIFPIIFEALERNIQSHWNQAVHGLTANVRKMFLDMDSELFEECQHQYMEKQAKAKEMQEQRESAWRQLEAVVAAKAAGDDMVLVN, from the exons atgTTCAACAAGATCATCAAGAGGGGGAACCGCAAGGGCGCGCGCGGGGACAGCGCGGAGTCCGCCGCGCGCCCCGCAGCGCCCTCGTCGTCCTccgggagcggcggcggcggcggcgcggggggCGCCGCGCCCGTCACCGTCAACCACGCCTCCCGGGGCACAGGGCCTTCGCCGTCCTCGCCCACCTCGCCGCACGTCGCGCCGTCCGCGCTCGTGACCAACCAGGCGGCTGGGGCGGCGTCGCCGCCACTCCTCGagccgctcccgctcctccgcgACGTCGCCGCCGCAGACCGCCCGGGCCTCCTCCTCCGCAAGCTCCGCCTCGTCGCCGCGGTCTTCGACCTCTCGGACTCGCTCAAGCACCCGCGGGAGAAGGAGGCCAAACGCCAGGCGCTCCTCGAGCTCGTCGATTACGTGCAGGCTCCTGCTCAGGCCGCGGGCGCCAACGCGCAAGCGCGCCTCCCGGACCACGTCCAGGAGGCCCTCGTCGCCGCCATCTCTGCCAACATCTTCCGCCCGCTGCCACCCGCGCTGCACGAGTCCGCCGCCGCGATCGACCCCGGCGCCGCgcccgacgacgaggaggagccaTACCTCGACCCCTCCTGGCCACACCTCCAGCTCGTCTATGACCTCCTCCTCCGATACGTTGTTTCGCCCGACACCGACACCAAGGTCGCCAAGCGGTATGTGGACCACGCCTTCGTCCTCCGCCTCCTCGACCTCTTTGACTCCGAGGATCCGCGTGAGCGCGAGTATCTCAAGACCGTGCTCCACCGCATCTATGGCAAGTTCATGGTACACCGGCCATTCATCCGCAAGGCCATCAACAATGTGTTCTACCGGTTCATCTTTGAGACACAGCGCCACAATGGCATAGGGGAGCTCCTTGAGATCCTTGGAAGCATCATTAATGGCTTTGCCTTGCCAATGAAGGAGGAGCACAAGCTATTCCTTGCCCGTGCTCTCATCCCCCTGCACAAGCCCAAATCTGTTGGGATCTACCATCAGCAGCTGTCCTATTGTATTGTTCAGTTCGTTGAGAAGGACTACAAATTAGCAGATACTGTGATTAGGGGTCTGCTCAAGTACTGGCCAGTCACAAATTGCCAGAAGGAGGTGTTGTTTCTGGGGGAGCTTGAAGAAGTGCTCGAGGCAACGCAGCCTGCAGAGTTCCAGCGGTGCATGGTGCCATTGTTTAAGCAGATTGGTCGATGCCTTAACAGTTCTCACTTCCAG GTTGCTGAACGGGCTTTGTTCTTGTGGAACAACGATCACATTGTAAGCTTGATAGCACAAAATCGTGGTGCTATATTTCCAATTATATTTGAAGCACTTGAGAGGAATATACAGAGCCACTGGAATCAAGCTGTTCATGGTCTCACTGCAAATGTGCGCAAAATGTTTTTGGACATGGACAGTGAACTATTTGAAGAGTGCCAGCATCAGTACATGGAGAAACAAgcaaaagccaaagagatgcagGAGCAACGAGAATCAGCATGGAGACAATTGGAAGCTGTTGTTGCTGCCAAGGCTGCTGGAGATGATATGGTTTTGGTCAACTAG
- the LOC110430817 gene encoding serine/threonine protein phosphatase 2A 57 kDa regulatory subunit B' beta isoform-like isoform X2, translating into MFNKIIKRGNRKGARGDSAESAARPAAPSSSSGSGGGGGAGGAAPVTVNHASRGTGPSPSSPTSPHVAPSALVTNQAAGAASPPLLEPLPLLRDVAAADRPGLLLRKLRLVAAVFDLSDSLKHPREKEAKRQALLELVDYVQAPAQAAGANAQARLPDHVQEALVAAISANIFRPLPPALHESAAAIDPGAAPDDEEEPYLDPSWPHLQLVYDLLLRYVVSPDTDTKVAKRYVDHAFVLRLLDLFDSEDPREREYLKTVLHRIYGKFMVHRPFIRKAINNVFYRFIFETQRHNGIGELLEILGSIINGFALPMKEEHKLFLARALIPLHKPKSVGIYHQQLSYCIVQFVEKDYKLADTVIRGLLKYWPVTNCQKEVLFLGELEEVLEATQPAEFQRCMVPLFKQIGRCLNSSHFQTGVQDLPMKRVASFLCLPSLRPVYILQ; encoded by the exons atgTTCAACAAGATCATCAAGAGGGGGAACCGCAAGGGCGCGCGCGGGGACAGCGCGGAGTCCGCCGCGCGCCCCGCAGCGCCCTCGTCGTCCTccgggagcggcggcggcggcggcgcggggggCGCCGCGCCCGTCACCGTCAACCACGCCTCCCGGGGCACAGGGCCTTCGCCGTCCTCGCCCACCTCGCCGCACGTCGCGCCGTCCGCGCTCGTGACCAACCAGGCGGCTGGGGCGGCGTCGCCGCCACTCCTCGagccgctcccgctcctccgcgACGTCGCCGCCGCAGACCGCCCGGGCCTCCTCCTCCGCAAGCTCCGCCTCGTCGCCGCGGTCTTCGACCTCTCGGACTCGCTCAAGCACCCGCGGGAGAAGGAGGCCAAACGCCAGGCGCTCCTCGAGCTCGTCGATTACGTGCAGGCTCCTGCTCAGGCCGCGGGCGCCAACGCGCAAGCGCGCCTCCCGGACCACGTCCAGGAGGCCCTCGTCGCCGCCATCTCTGCCAACATCTTCCGCCCGCTGCCACCCGCGCTGCACGAGTCCGCCGCCGCGATCGACCCCGGCGCCGCgcccgacgacgaggaggagccaTACCTCGACCCCTCCTGGCCACACCTCCAGCTCGTCTATGACCTCCTCCTCCGATACGTTGTTTCGCCCGACACCGACACCAAGGTCGCCAAGCGGTATGTGGACCACGCCTTCGTCCTCCGCCTCCTCGACCTCTTTGACTCCGAGGATCCGCGTGAGCGCGAGTATCTCAAGACCGTGCTCCACCGCATCTATGGCAAGTTCATGGTACACCGGCCATTCATCCGCAAGGCCATCAACAATGTGTTCTACCGGTTCATCTTTGAGACACAGCGCCACAATGGCATAGGGGAGCTCCTTGAGATCCTTGGAAGCATCATTAATGGCTTTGCCTTGCCAATGAAGGAGGAGCACAAGCTATTCCTTGCCCGTGCTCTCATCCCCCTGCACAAGCCCAAATCTGTTGGGATCTACCATCAGCAGCTGTCCTATTGTATTGTTCAGTTCGTTGAGAAGGACTACAAATTAGCAGATACTGTGATTAGGGGTCTGCTCAAGTACTGGCCAGTCACAAATTGCCAGAAGGAGGTGTTGTTTCTGGGGGAGCTTGAAGAAGTGCTCGAGGCAACGCAGCCTGCAGAGTTCCAGCGGTGCATGGTGCCATTGTTTAAGCAGATTGGTCGATGCCTTAACAGTTCTCACTTCCAG ACAGGAGTCCAGGACCTTCCTATGAAACGAGTTGCTTCTTTTCTCTGCTTACCATCTCTGCGCCCTGTCTACATTCTACAATGA
- the LOC8056716 gene encoding dual specificity protein phosphatase 1B, with amino-acid sequence MSMPEAGQAAERDEQQQAQVIKALMQGICAVRYRKADNTPCPIAQGLYLGSVGAAFNKEALKSLNITHILIVARSLDPVFPAEFNYKKIEVLDSPDTDLLKHSDECFSFIDEAISSGGNCLVHCFAGRSRSVTIVVAYLMKKYQMSLESALSLVRSKRPQVAPNEGFISQLEKFQKSFQVEQERRMQSVQN; translated from the exons ATGTCTATGCCGGAGGCGGGGCAGGCCGCGGAGAGGGATGAGCAGCAGCAGGCCCAGGTGATCAAGGCGCTGATGCAGGGCATCTGCGCCGTGCGGTACCGCAAGGCCGATAACACGCCCTGCCCCATCGCGCAG GGTCTCTACTTGGGATCTGTTGGAGCAGCATTCAATAAGGAGGCTCTCAAGAGCTTGAACATCACCCATATCTTGATTGTTGCAAGGTCGCTGGACCCAGTATTTCCAGCTGAATTCAATTACAAGAAGATCGAGG TACTTGACAGCCCAGACACTGATCTGTTAAAGCATTCTGATGAATGCTTTAGTTTCATAGATGAAGCTATAAGCTCTGGAGGCAATTGTTTAGTCCATTGCTTTGCTGGGCGGTCAAGGAG TGTGACAATCGTTGTTGCATATCTCATGAAGAAGTATCAAATGAGCCTCGAAAGTGCCTTGTCGCTAGTTAGAAGTAAACGACCTCAAGTGGCTCCTAATGAGGGGTTTATTTCCCAGCTGGAGAAGTTTCAGAAATCCTTTCAAG TGGAGCAGGAACGGAGAATGCAATCTGTGCAGAATTAA